The window TGCGAAACAACGAGGTTCTTCTCCCGACGCGAGAGCTCGAGGATCTTGAACTTCGTCCTGGTCCCCTTCAGCTTTTCGATCGCACTCGGGAGGTCGTTCCCAAGGTGGGAACCGGGGAGGAAGGCGCGGATCCCGTCGAGGTTGACGTGATAGCCCGCGTTCTTCACCTCGCCGGTGATCTCCCCTTCCACCGGGGTTCCGTTCCGGTACGCCTCCTCCAGGGACTCGATCCTCTTCTCGTACTCAGCCTGTTTCTCGGAAGCGTAGATCGTCCCCTTCTCCTCATCGATATAGGTGACAAGGACCTCGATCTCCTCCCCTTCCTCGATCTTCCCTTCCTTGCGGAACGGGGAGAGCTCGCTCACCGGAAGGATCCCCTCCGACTTGTACCCGATATCGACGAGGACCTCGTCCTGGTTCACCTGGACGACTGTGCCGGTCACCGTGTCCCCACGGCTGTACAGCTTGACGTCGCTTTCCGAGAAAGCCTCTTCCATCTTGATCTTTTCTTCCATAGCGTTTAGACCACCTGTTTTAAAATTTCCCCTCTTCTTCAGCCTCCCGAAAGAGGGCTCGGTTCCTCCCGTTCACGCCGCATCGATCAGTTCCATCAGCCGTTGGCTCATCCGCCGCTCCCGTTCAACGCGGCCCGTCCCGGTCCCGTCGTCGAGCGCGGTCACGGGGACCGGGCGGCCGATCGAGATGGTAACACGGGGGAAGCGAAATGGGTAGCGCGGTGGATACGGCCCCTCCGCTCTTATGTTCACTGGGACCAGTTCCTTGCCGGAAAGGCGGGCGAAGTGGATCGCCCCTGCCTTTGCGTCCGCGCCCGCCTTGGTCGTCCCCTCCGGGAAGATCCCGATCAGCCGCTCGCGCTGCACCGCGTCGAGGAGGCGGCGGAAGTCGGCGCGGCTGAAATGGTCACGGTCGATCGCGGTGGCGTAGAGTTTGATCAGGAGGTGAAACAAAGGATTCTTCAGCAGGCCTTTCCGGGCGATGAAGTGGATGCGGTTCCGCATCCCCAGCGCAACGGCGAGGAGAGGGATGTCCCAGTAGCTGCGATGGCGGGCGACGATGATATAACCGGTACCCCTGTTGAGCATGTTCCTCCCCGTAACCCGTAGGCGGAATAGGACCCTCGCCAGGAGATGGAGGAGGAAAACTATCAGCGCGTACAGCCCCCCTTTAACCCCTTCCTGCAGCCGATGCGTCACCCTTCCTTAATCGCTCCCTGACGAGACCTATCGCCTCGGAAATGA is drawn from Candidatus Bipolaricaulota bacterium and contains these coding sequences:
- a CDS encoding 1-acyl-sn-glycerol-3-phosphate acyltransferase — encoded protein: MLNRGTGYIIVARHRSYWDIPLLAVALGMRNRIHFIARKGLLKNPLFHLLIKLYATAIDRDHFSRADFRRLLDAVQRERLIGIFPEGTTKAGADAKAGAIHFARLSGKELVPVNIRAEGPYPPRYPFRFPRVTISIGRPVPVTALDDGTGTGRVERERRMSQRLMELIDAA